One segment of Cololabis saira isolate AMF1-May2022 chromosome 9, fColSai1.1, whole genome shotgun sequence DNA contains the following:
- the prkg1l gene encoding cGMP-dependent protein kinase 1 isoform X2, producing the protein MGTLRDLQFALQLKIEELRQRDTLIDELELELDAKDELIRRLQEELDRYRTSMSLSGPSAVSAANSTQIEDNQRAKRLTVISEPFSPDPVTIAMVSQRSCNKSQESRRLIQAAFMKNDLLRSLDEEEIRAVTACMYRCTINQGCSVIQEGTVGDQAFVLEEGRLDVTKDGRKLFTAEPEDVFGELALLYDCTHTYSVSAQTDSKLWVIDRKSYQTVLMQCGLEHLSHSVELLRSLPFLQPLPEDVIIKMCGLMKETKYADGDYIICQGSTGDSFYIISKGQVTITEKKPGREEQVMLSEVSGRQWFGEKFLLGENIRTVSVMAVGEVTCLVIDREIFEDIMDGLGSDSRQEPQRSNEFKMKPDEDPALFTSSTLSDFQICRTLGVGEFGHVDLVQLKSNIKRNFAMRVLKKKLILSGGQREHILKEQHILKEARCQFLIRVYKTFKDVDQLYILTEACLGGDLCNLLKDKGHFDDCSARFYTACVVEALAFLHQQGVIYRDVKPENVALDEHGYAKLIGSGCLKKVDTGKKTWTFCGTLGYIAPEIILSKGHSIFADLWSLGVLMFELLSGRLPFDGSDSLKILTATVRGIDQAEFPQSICKDACSLIKKLCRSNPSQRLGSQNIGVKDIQKHKWFEEFNWDGLHRRTLTPPVIPKVKQPLEGATCALYTEGSMEPCTDWDDF; encoded by the exons ATGGGAACCCTCCGGGACCTCCAGTTTGCCCTGCAGCTGAAGATTGAGGAGCTCCGCCAGCGGGACACATTAATAGATGAATTGGAGCTGGAGTTGGATGCAAAGGATGAACTAATTCGCAGACTGCAGGAAGAACTGGACCGCTACAGAACCAGCATGTCCCTCTCGGGACCTTCTGCTGTCAGTGCAG CTAATTCCACTCAGATCGAGGACAATCAGCGAGCCAAGAGGCTGACAGTCATTTCAGAGCCCTTCAGTCCGGACCCTGTGACCATCGCCATGGTTTCACAAAGAAGCTGTAACAAAAGCCAGGA ATCTCGGAGGCTGATTCAGGCtgcattcatgaaaaatgatttGTTGAGGAGCCTGGATGAAGAAGAAATCAGAGCTGTCACAGCCTGCATGTATCGCTGCACCATCAATCAAGGGTGCTCTGTCATTCAGGAGGGGACCGTTGGGGATCAGGCTTTTGTCTTAGAAG AAGGGAGACTGGATGTGACAAAAGACGGGCGGAAGCTGTTCACTGCTGAACCGGAGGACGTGTTTGGAGAGCTGGCCCTGCTCTACGACTGCACCCACACCTATTCGGTCTCAG CACAGACGGACAGCAAGCTGTGGGTTATTGACCGCAAGAGCTACCAGACTGTACTTATGCAGTGTGGTCTCGAGCACCTTTCCCATTCAGTGGAACTGCTGAGAAG CCTGCCCTTCCTGCAGCCGTTGCCAGAAGATGTCATCATAAAGATGTGTGGTCTCATGAAGGAG ACGAAGTACGCAGATGGTGACTACATCATTTGCCAAGGGTCCACAGGAGACAGCTTTTATATCATTAGCAAAGGCCAG GTGACTATCACTGAAAAGAAGCCAGGCCGCGAGGAGCAGGTAATGCTGTCTGAGGTGTCTGGGAGACAGTGGTTTGGAGAAAAATTTCTATTGGG AGAAAATATTCGGACCGTGAGTGTGATGGCTGTTGGGGAAGTGACATGCTTGGTAATAGACAGAGA GATCTTTGAAGACATAATGGATGGGTTGGGATCTGACTCCCGCCAAGAACCTCAGAGAAGCAATGAATTCAAAATGAA GCCTGATGAGGATCCTGCTCTCTTCACATCTTCCACTTTAAGTGATTTCCAAATTTGTCGTACTCTAGGTGTCGGGGAGTTTGGTCACGTAGACTTG GTGCAGCTAAAGAGCAATATCAAGCGTAACTTTGCAATGAGGGTCCTTAAGAAGAAGCTGATCCTCAGTGGGGGTCAACGAGAGCACATCCTGAAAGAGCAGCACATTCTGAAGGAGGCTCGTTGTCAATTTCTAATCAG GGTATATAAAACCTTTAAAGATGTTGATCAACTGTACATTTTGACAGAAGCCTGTCTAGGTGGGGATTTATGTAATCTACTTAAAGACAA AGGACACTTTGATGACTGCAGTGCCAGGTTCTACACAGCTTGTGTCGTCGAAGCTTTGGCATTTCTTCATCAACAGGGCGTCATTTACAGAGACGTCAAGCCTGAAAATGTTGCTCTGGACGAGCACGGTTATGCCAAACTG ATTGGCTCCGGATGCCTGAAGAAGGTCGACACGGGTAAGAAAACCTGGACATTCTGTGGTACGCTGGGTTACATTGCACCTGAAATCATCTTGAGCAAAGGCCAcagcatttttgcagatctGTGGTCACTGGGTGTTCTTATGTTTGAACTCCTGAGTGGGAG ACTTCCGTTTGATGGCTCTGACTCACTGAAGATTCTCACTGCAACCGTTCGGGGCATCGATCAGGCTGAATTCCCCCAATCCATCTGCAAAGATGCCTGCAGTCTCATCAAGAAACTATGCAG GAGCAATCCCTCACAGAGGCTGGGTAGTCAGAATATTGGCGTCAAGGACATTCAAAAACACAA ATGGTTTGAAGAGTTCAACTGGGACGGACTTCACAGAAGGACGTTGACCCCTCCGGTTATTCCCAAA GTTAAGCAACCTCTTGAAGGGGCCACATGTGCTCTTTACACTGAGGGCTCCATGGAGCCGTGCACAGACTGGGATGACTTTTAA
- the si:dkey-32e23.4 gene encoding dynamin-1-like protein isoform X2: METLIPTINRLQEVFLTVGAEVIQLPQIVVVGSQSSGKSSVLESLVGRDFLPRGSGIVTRRPLVLQLINVAPLQERLQTENGNRVKQNGQNSYPGVSAEEWGTFLHCKNQIFTDFMEIRREIEAETERSSGDNKGIGSEPIYLKIFSPNVLNLTLVDLPGITKVPVGDQPENIEEQVQEMISSFISNPNSLILAVSPANSDLATSDALKLAREVDPDGRRTLLVVSKLDLMDAGTDALEVLLGRVIPVRLGIVGVVNRSQHDINIQKSLEDSMKDEQTFLQRHYPSLASRAGSRYLAKTLSRLLMHHIRECLPELKTRVTVLSAQYQARLNSYGQPVEDYSATLLQIVTKFASDYCNTIEGTGRHIQTSELCGGARICYIFHETFGRTLQSIDPLGGLSDLDILTAIRNATGPRPALFVPEVSFELLVKRQIKRLEEPSLRCVELVHEELQRIIQHCSSFSTQELLRFPKLHDSIVEVVTGLLRKRLPITNEMVHNLVAIELAYINTKHPDFADAAQVSASVNSQLAEALDGGKRWKNEKVPEDKTSATSFGSPSKGQAINLLDTAVPPSRKLSTREQRDCEVIQRLIKCYFLIVRKSIQDSVPKTVMHFLVNNVKEHLQSELVGQLYKQQLLQGLLIESQDTAQQRTEVAQMLEALKKANNIISEIRETHLW, from the exons ATGGAAACCCTGATTCCTACTATCAACCGGCTGCAGGAGGTCTTTCTGACTGTGGGAGCAGAGGTCATACAACTACCTCAGATAGTCGTGGTTGGATCTCAG AGCAGTGGGAAAAGCTCTGTGTTGGAGAGCCTGGTTGGCAGGGATTTCTTGCCTCGGGGATCAGGAATTGTCACAAGACGACCTCTTGTGTTGCAACTCATAAATGTTGCCCCTTTGCAGGAGAGACTGCAGACTGAAAATG GAAATCGGGTTAAACAAAATGGCCAAAACAGCTACCCAG GCGTCAGTGCTGAAGAATGGGGTACGTTCCTGCACTGCAAGAACCAG ATCTTTACAGATTTTATGGAAATCCGTCGGGAAATCGAGGCAGAGACGGAGCGGAGTTCAGGAGACAAcaag GGCATCGGTTCCGAGCCCATATATTTGAAGATTTTCTCCCCAAATGTGCTCAACCTCACGCTGGTTGATTTACCTGGAATTACCAAG GTTCCTGTTGGGGACCAGCCAGAGAACATTGAAGAACAAGTGCAAGAGATGATTTCTTCCTTCATTTCCAACCCAAACTCTCTTATCCTGGCAGTGTCCCCTGCCAACTCTGACTTAGCCACCTCTGATGCACTGAAATTAGCCCGTGAAGTTGATCCAGATG GTCGTCGAACGCTGCTGGTGGTCAGTAAACTGGACCTGATGGATGCAGGTACTGATGCACTGGAGGTCCTTCTGGGTCGAGTCATTCCTGTCAGGCTCGGTATTGTCGGAGTGGTAAACAG GAGCCAGCATGACATCAACATCCAAAAGAGTCTGGAGGACTCAATGAAGGATGAGCAGACCTTCCTGCAGCGCCACTACCCCTCCCTCGCGTCCCGTGCAGGCTCACGTTATCTGGCCAAAACTCTGAGCAGACTGCTCATGCACCACATACGAGAGTGTCTGCCAGAGCTCAAAACCCGAGTGACTGTGCTGAGTGCCCAGTACCAGGCACGACTCAACAGCTACGGGCAGCCGGTGGAGGACTACAGCGCCACCCTGCTGCAGATCGTCACCAAGTTTGCTAGCGATTATTGCAACACCATAGAGGGAACAGGCAGGCACATTCAAACATCAGAGCT ATGTGGGGGCGCTCGGATCTGTTACATATTCCATGAGACTTTTGGCCGCACCCTGCAGTCTATCGACCCCCTGGGAGGACTGAGTGATCTAGATATCCTCACTGCTATCCGCAACGCCACG GGTCCACGTCCAGCACTTTTTGTGCCCGAAGTGTCTTTTGAGTTGTTGGTGAAGCGGCAAATTAAGCGTCTGGAGGAGCCTAGTTTGCGCTGCGTGGAACTCGTTCATGAAGAGCTGCAGAGGATCATCCAGCACTGCTCCTCTTTTAGCACACAG gaGCTCCTGCGATTTCCCAAATTGCATGACTCCATTGTGGAAGTAGTGACTGGATTACTGAGGAAGCGCTTGCCAATTACTAATGAAATG GTGCACAATTTAGTGGCAATAGAGCTTGCCTATATCAACACAAAACACCCGGACTTCGCAGATGCAGCGCAGGTCTCAGCATCCGTCAACAGTCAGCTG GCAGAGGCCCTTGATGGAGGGAAGCGCTGGAAGAATGAGAAGGTTCCAGAGGATAAAACTTCTGCCACAAGCTTTGGCAGCCCCAGCAAAGGCCAGGCCATTAACCTCCTTGACACA GCTGTGCCGCCATCCCGCAAGCTAAGCACCCGGGAGCAGAGGGACTGTGAGGTCATCCAGCGCCTCATCAAATGTTATTTCCTCATCGTCCGCAAAAGCATCCAAGACAG CGTGCCCAAGACAGTCATGCACTTTCTGGTGAAtaatgtgaaggagcatctgCAGAGCGAGCTTGTGGGTCAGCTTTACAAGCAGCAACTTCTGCAGGGGCTGCTCATCGAGTCACAGGACACGGCTCAGCAGCGAACCGAGGTTGCCCAAATGCTAGAG GCACTTAAAAAAGCAAATAACATCATCTCTGAGATCCGGGAGACCCATCTGTGGTAG
- the prkg1l gene encoding cGMP-dependent protein kinase 1 isoform X1: MGTLRDLQFALQLKIEELRQRDTLIDELELELDAKDELIRRLQEELDRYRTSMSLSGPSAVSAANSTQIEDNQRAKRLTVISEPFSPDPVTIAMVSQRSCNKSQESRRLIQAAFMKNDLLRSLDEEEIRAVTACMYRCTINQGCSVIQEGTVGDQAFVLEEGRLDVTKDGRKLFTAEPEDVFGELALLYDCTHTYSVSAQTDSKLWVIDRKSYQTVLMQCGLEHLSHSVELLRSLPFLQPLPEDVIIKMCGLMKETKYADGDYIICQGSTGDSFYIISKGQFPLLDCLSPFFFLLLGCRGIYKVTITEKKPGREEQVMLSEVSGRQWFGEKFLLGENIRTVSVMAVGEVTCLVIDREIFEDIMDGLGSDSRQEPQRSNEFKMKPDEDPALFTSSTLSDFQICRTLGVGEFGHVDLVQLKSNIKRNFAMRVLKKKLILSGGQREHILKEQHILKEARCQFLIRVYKTFKDVDQLYILTEACLGGDLCNLLKDKGHFDDCSARFYTACVVEALAFLHQQGVIYRDVKPENVALDEHGYAKLIGSGCLKKVDTGKKTWTFCGTLGYIAPEIILSKGHSIFADLWSLGVLMFELLSGRLPFDGSDSLKILTATVRGIDQAEFPQSICKDACSLIKKLCRSNPSQRLGSQNIGVKDIQKHKWFEEFNWDGLHRRTLTPPVIPKVKQPLEGATCALYTEGSMEPCTDWDDF; encoded by the exons ATGGGAACCCTCCGGGACCTCCAGTTTGCCCTGCAGCTGAAGATTGAGGAGCTCCGCCAGCGGGACACATTAATAGATGAATTGGAGCTGGAGTTGGATGCAAAGGATGAACTAATTCGCAGACTGCAGGAAGAACTGGACCGCTACAGAACCAGCATGTCCCTCTCGGGACCTTCTGCTGTCAGTGCAG CTAATTCCACTCAGATCGAGGACAATCAGCGAGCCAAGAGGCTGACAGTCATTTCAGAGCCCTTCAGTCCGGACCCTGTGACCATCGCCATGGTTTCACAAAGAAGCTGTAACAAAAGCCAGGA ATCTCGGAGGCTGATTCAGGCtgcattcatgaaaaatgatttGTTGAGGAGCCTGGATGAAGAAGAAATCAGAGCTGTCACAGCCTGCATGTATCGCTGCACCATCAATCAAGGGTGCTCTGTCATTCAGGAGGGGACCGTTGGGGATCAGGCTTTTGTCTTAGAAG AAGGGAGACTGGATGTGACAAAAGACGGGCGGAAGCTGTTCACTGCTGAACCGGAGGACGTGTTTGGAGAGCTGGCCCTGCTCTACGACTGCACCCACACCTATTCGGTCTCAG CACAGACGGACAGCAAGCTGTGGGTTATTGACCGCAAGAGCTACCAGACTGTACTTATGCAGTGTGGTCTCGAGCACCTTTCCCATTCAGTGGAACTGCTGAGAAG CCTGCCCTTCCTGCAGCCGTTGCCAGAAGATGTCATCATAAAGATGTGTGGTCTCATGAAGGAG ACGAAGTACGCAGATGGTGACTACATCATTTGCCAAGGGTCCACAGGAGACAGCTTTTATATCATTAGCAAAGGCCAG TTCCCTTTGTTGGATTGtctctctcccttttttttcttacttcttGGGTGTCGGGGGATTTACAAGGTGACTATCACTGAAAAGAAGCCAGGCCGCGAGGAGCAGGTAATGCTGTCTGAGGTGTCTGGGAGACAGTGGTTTGGAGAAAAATTTCTATTGGG AGAAAATATTCGGACCGTGAGTGTGATGGCTGTTGGGGAAGTGACATGCTTGGTAATAGACAGAGA GATCTTTGAAGACATAATGGATGGGTTGGGATCTGACTCCCGCCAAGAACCTCAGAGAAGCAATGAATTCAAAATGAA GCCTGATGAGGATCCTGCTCTCTTCACATCTTCCACTTTAAGTGATTTCCAAATTTGTCGTACTCTAGGTGTCGGGGAGTTTGGTCACGTAGACTTG GTGCAGCTAAAGAGCAATATCAAGCGTAACTTTGCAATGAGGGTCCTTAAGAAGAAGCTGATCCTCAGTGGGGGTCAACGAGAGCACATCCTGAAAGAGCAGCACATTCTGAAGGAGGCTCGTTGTCAATTTCTAATCAG GGTATATAAAACCTTTAAAGATGTTGATCAACTGTACATTTTGACAGAAGCCTGTCTAGGTGGGGATTTATGTAATCTACTTAAAGACAA AGGACACTTTGATGACTGCAGTGCCAGGTTCTACACAGCTTGTGTCGTCGAAGCTTTGGCATTTCTTCATCAACAGGGCGTCATTTACAGAGACGTCAAGCCTGAAAATGTTGCTCTGGACGAGCACGGTTATGCCAAACTG ATTGGCTCCGGATGCCTGAAGAAGGTCGACACGGGTAAGAAAACCTGGACATTCTGTGGTACGCTGGGTTACATTGCACCTGAAATCATCTTGAGCAAAGGCCAcagcatttttgcagatctGTGGTCACTGGGTGTTCTTATGTTTGAACTCCTGAGTGGGAG ACTTCCGTTTGATGGCTCTGACTCACTGAAGATTCTCACTGCAACCGTTCGGGGCATCGATCAGGCTGAATTCCCCCAATCCATCTGCAAAGATGCCTGCAGTCTCATCAAGAAACTATGCAG GAGCAATCCCTCACAGAGGCTGGGTAGTCAGAATATTGGCGTCAAGGACATTCAAAAACACAA ATGGTTTGAAGAGTTCAACTGGGACGGACTTCACAGAAGGACGTTGACCCCTCCGGTTATTCCCAAA GTTAAGCAACCTCTTGAAGGGGCCACATGTGCTCTTTACACTGAGGGCTCCATGGAGCCGTGCACAGACTGGGATGACTTTTAA
- the si:dkey-32e23.4 gene encoding dynamin-1-like protein isoform X1 — translation METLIPTINRLQEVFLTVGAEVIQLPQIVVVGSQSSGKSSVLESLVGRDFLPRGSGIVTRRPLVLQLINVAPLQERLQTENGNRVKQNGQNSYPGVSAEEWGTFLHCKNQIFTDFMEIRREIEAETERSSGDNKGIGSEPIYLKIFSPNVLNLTLVDLPGITKVPVGDQPENIEEQVQEMISSFISNPNSLILAVSPANSDLATSDALKLAREVDPDGRRTLLVVSKLDLMDAGTDALEVLLGRVIPVRLGIVGVVNRSQHDINIQKSLEDSMKDEQTFLQRHYPSLASRAGSRYLAKTLSRLLMHHIRECLPELKTRVTVLSAQYQARLNSYGQPVEDYSATLLQIVTKFASDYCNTIEGTGRHIQTSELCGGARICYIFHETFGRTLQSIDPLGGLSDLDILTAIRNATGPRPALFVPEVSFELLVKRQIKRLEEPSLRCVELVHEELQRIIQHCSSFSTQELLRFPKLHDSIVEVVTGLLRKRLPITNEMVHNLVAIELAYINTKHPDFADAAQVSASVNSQLISCFQAEALDGGKRWKNEKVPEDKTSATSFGSPSKGQAINLLDTAVPPSRKLSTREQRDCEVIQRLIKCYFLIVRKSIQDSVPKTVMHFLVNNVKEHLQSELVGQLYKQQLLQGLLIESQDTAQQRTEVAQMLEALKKANNIISEIRETHLW, via the exons ATGGAAACCCTGATTCCTACTATCAACCGGCTGCAGGAGGTCTTTCTGACTGTGGGAGCAGAGGTCATACAACTACCTCAGATAGTCGTGGTTGGATCTCAG AGCAGTGGGAAAAGCTCTGTGTTGGAGAGCCTGGTTGGCAGGGATTTCTTGCCTCGGGGATCAGGAATTGTCACAAGACGACCTCTTGTGTTGCAACTCATAAATGTTGCCCCTTTGCAGGAGAGACTGCAGACTGAAAATG GAAATCGGGTTAAACAAAATGGCCAAAACAGCTACCCAG GCGTCAGTGCTGAAGAATGGGGTACGTTCCTGCACTGCAAGAACCAG ATCTTTACAGATTTTATGGAAATCCGTCGGGAAATCGAGGCAGAGACGGAGCGGAGTTCAGGAGACAAcaag GGCATCGGTTCCGAGCCCATATATTTGAAGATTTTCTCCCCAAATGTGCTCAACCTCACGCTGGTTGATTTACCTGGAATTACCAAG GTTCCTGTTGGGGACCAGCCAGAGAACATTGAAGAACAAGTGCAAGAGATGATTTCTTCCTTCATTTCCAACCCAAACTCTCTTATCCTGGCAGTGTCCCCTGCCAACTCTGACTTAGCCACCTCTGATGCACTGAAATTAGCCCGTGAAGTTGATCCAGATG GTCGTCGAACGCTGCTGGTGGTCAGTAAACTGGACCTGATGGATGCAGGTACTGATGCACTGGAGGTCCTTCTGGGTCGAGTCATTCCTGTCAGGCTCGGTATTGTCGGAGTGGTAAACAG GAGCCAGCATGACATCAACATCCAAAAGAGTCTGGAGGACTCAATGAAGGATGAGCAGACCTTCCTGCAGCGCCACTACCCCTCCCTCGCGTCCCGTGCAGGCTCACGTTATCTGGCCAAAACTCTGAGCAGACTGCTCATGCACCACATACGAGAGTGTCTGCCAGAGCTCAAAACCCGAGTGACTGTGCTGAGTGCCCAGTACCAGGCACGACTCAACAGCTACGGGCAGCCGGTGGAGGACTACAGCGCCACCCTGCTGCAGATCGTCACCAAGTTTGCTAGCGATTATTGCAACACCATAGAGGGAACAGGCAGGCACATTCAAACATCAGAGCT ATGTGGGGGCGCTCGGATCTGTTACATATTCCATGAGACTTTTGGCCGCACCCTGCAGTCTATCGACCCCCTGGGAGGACTGAGTGATCTAGATATCCTCACTGCTATCCGCAACGCCACG GGTCCACGTCCAGCACTTTTTGTGCCCGAAGTGTCTTTTGAGTTGTTGGTGAAGCGGCAAATTAAGCGTCTGGAGGAGCCTAGTTTGCGCTGCGTGGAACTCGTTCATGAAGAGCTGCAGAGGATCATCCAGCACTGCTCCTCTTTTAGCACACAG gaGCTCCTGCGATTTCCCAAATTGCATGACTCCATTGTGGAAGTAGTGACTGGATTACTGAGGAAGCGCTTGCCAATTACTAATGAAATG GTGCACAATTTAGTGGCAATAGAGCTTGCCTATATCAACACAAAACACCCGGACTTCGCAGATGCAGCGCAGGTCTCAGCATCCGTCAACAGTCAGCTG ATTTCTTGCTTTCAGGCAGAGGCCCTTGATGGAGGGAAGCGCTGGAAGAATGAGAAGGTTCCAGAGGATAAAACTTCTGCCACAAGCTTTGGCAGCCCCAGCAAAGGCCAGGCCATTAACCTCCTTGACACA GCTGTGCCGCCATCCCGCAAGCTAAGCACCCGGGAGCAGAGGGACTGTGAGGTCATCCAGCGCCTCATCAAATGTTATTTCCTCATCGTCCGCAAAAGCATCCAAGACAG CGTGCCCAAGACAGTCATGCACTTTCTGGTGAAtaatgtgaaggagcatctgCAGAGCGAGCTTGTGGGTCAGCTTTACAAGCAGCAACTTCTGCAGGGGCTGCTCATCGAGTCACAGGACACGGCTCAGCAGCGAACCGAGGTTGCCCAAATGCTAGAG GCACTTAAAAAAGCAAATAACATCATCTCTGAGATCCGGGAGACCCATCTGTGGTAG
- the si:dkey-32e23.4 gene encoding dynamin-1-like protein isoform X3, with protein sequence METLIPTINRLQEVFLTVGAEVIQLPQIVVVGSQSSGKSSVLESLVGRDFLPRGSGIVTRRPLVLQLINVAPLQERLQTENGVSAEEWGTFLHCKNQIFTDFMEIRREIEAETERSSGDNKGIGSEPIYLKIFSPNVLNLTLVDLPGITKVPVGDQPENIEEQVQEMISSFISNPNSLILAVSPANSDLATSDALKLAREVDPDGRRTLLVVSKLDLMDAGTDALEVLLGRVIPVRLGIVGVVNRSQHDINIQKSLEDSMKDEQTFLQRHYPSLASRAGSRYLAKTLSRLLMHHIRECLPELKTRVTVLSAQYQARLNSYGQPVEDYSATLLQIVTKFASDYCNTIEGTGRHIQTSELCGGARICYIFHETFGRTLQSIDPLGGLSDLDILTAIRNATGPRPALFVPEVSFELLVKRQIKRLEEPSLRCVELVHEELQRIIQHCSSFSTQELLRFPKLHDSIVEVVTGLLRKRLPITNEMVHNLVAIELAYINTKHPDFADAAQVSASVNSQLISCFQAEALDGGKRWKNEKVPEDKTSATSFGSPSKGQAINLLDTAVPPSRKLSTREQRDCEVIQRLIKCYFLIVRKSIQDSVPKTVMHFLVNNVKEHLQSELVGQLYKQQLLQGLLIESQDTAQQRTEVAQMLEALKKANNIISEIRETHLW encoded by the exons ATGGAAACCCTGATTCCTACTATCAACCGGCTGCAGGAGGTCTTTCTGACTGTGGGAGCAGAGGTCATACAACTACCTCAGATAGTCGTGGTTGGATCTCAG AGCAGTGGGAAAAGCTCTGTGTTGGAGAGCCTGGTTGGCAGGGATTTCTTGCCTCGGGGATCAGGAATTGTCACAAGACGACCTCTTGTGTTGCAACTCATAAATGTTGCCCCTTTGCAGGAGAGACTGCAGACTGAAAATG GCGTCAGTGCTGAAGAATGGGGTACGTTCCTGCACTGCAAGAACCAG ATCTTTACAGATTTTATGGAAATCCGTCGGGAAATCGAGGCAGAGACGGAGCGGAGTTCAGGAGACAAcaag GGCATCGGTTCCGAGCCCATATATTTGAAGATTTTCTCCCCAAATGTGCTCAACCTCACGCTGGTTGATTTACCTGGAATTACCAAG GTTCCTGTTGGGGACCAGCCAGAGAACATTGAAGAACAAGTGCAAGAGATGATTTCTTCCTTCATTTCCAACCCAAACTCTCTTATCCTGGCAGTGTCCCCTGCCAACTCTGACTTAGCCACCTCTGATGCACTGAAATTAGCCCGTGAAGTTGATCCAGATG GTCGTCGAACGCTGCTGGTGGTCAGTAAACTGGACCTGATGGATGCAGGTACTGATGCACTGGAGGTCCTTCTGGGTCGAGTCATTCCTGTCAGGCTCGGTATTGTCGGAGTGGTAAACAG GAGCCAGCATGACATCAACATCCAAAAGAGTCTGGAGGACTCAATGAAGGATGAGCAGACCTTCCTGCAGCGCCACTACCCCTCCCTCGCGTCCCGTGCAGGCTCACGTTATCTGGCCAAAACTCTGAGCAGACTGCTCATGCACCACATACGAGAGTGTCTGCCAGAGCTCAAAACCCGAGTGACTGTGCTGAGTGCCCAGTACCAGGCACGACTCAACAGCTACGGGCAGCCGGTGGAGGACTACAGCGCCACCCTGCTGCAGATCGTCACCAAGTTTGCTAGCGATTATTGCAACACCATAGAGGGAACAGGCAGGCACATTCAAACATCAGAGCT ATGTGGGGGCGCTCGGATCTGTTACATATTCCATGAGACTTTTGGCCGCACCCTGCAGTCTATCGACCCCCTGGGAGGACTGAGTGATCTAGATATCCTCACTGCTATCCGCAACGCCACG GGTCCACGTCCAGCACTTTTTGTGCCCGAAGTGTCTTTTGAGTTGTTGGTGAAGCGGCAAATTAAGCGTCTGGAGGAGCCTAGTTTGCGCTGCGTGGAACTCGTTCATGAAGAGCTGCAGAGGATCATCCAGCACTGCTCCTCTTTTAGCACACAG gaGCTCCTGCGATTTCCCAAATTGCATGACTCCATTGTGGAAGTAGTGACTGGATTACTGAGGAAGCGCTTGCCAATTACTAATGAAATG GTGCACAATTTAGTGGCAATAGAGCTTGCCTATATCAACACAAAACACCCGGACTTCGCAGATGCAGCGCAGGTCTCAGCATCCGTCAACAGTCAGCTG ATTTCTTGCTTTCAGGCAGAGGCCCTTGATGGAGGGAAGCGCTGGAAGAATGAGAAGGTTCCAGAGGATAAAACTTCTGCCACAAGCTTTGGCAGCCCCAGCAAAGGCCAGGCCATTAACCTCCTTGACACA GCTGTGCCGCCATCCCGCAAGCTAAGCACCCGGGAGCAGAGGGACTGTGAGGTCATCCAGCGCCTCATCAAATGTTATTTCCTCATCGTCCGCAAAAGCATCCAAGACAG CGTGCCCAAGACAGTCATGCACTTTCTGGTGAAtaatgtgaaggagcatctgCAGAGCGAGCTTGTGGGTCAGCTTTACAAGCAGCAACTTCTGCAGGGGCTGCTCATCGAGTCACAGGACACGGCTCAGCAGCGAACCGAGGTTGCCCAAATGCTAGAG GCACTTAAAAAAGCAAATAACATCATCTCTGAGATCCGGGAGACCCATCTGTGGTAG
- the ubl4a gene encoding ubiquitin-like protein 4A, with protein sequence MIITVKPLQGKECSVQVTEDEKVSTVKELVSEQLNIPANQQRLLYKGKALADEHKLSDYAIGPEAKLNLVIRPVGERTVASGAAGCSRNFHGGVWQTVSTILARHFSPADAAKVHEQLIKDYERSLRQLSLDDIERLAGRLLHPDGEGIDTSYMD encoded by the exons ATGATCATTACCGTAAAGCCACTTCAAGGAAAGGAGTGCAGCGTCCAG GTGACCGAAGATGAAAAAGTCTCCACAGTGAAGGAACTTGTGTCTGAACAGCTGAACATACCAGCAAATCAGCAGCGGTTACTCTACAAAGGGAAGGCGCTTGCAG ATGAACACAAACTGAGTGATTACGCCATTGGACCAGAGGCTAAACTGAATCTAGTTATTCGTCCTGTTGGCGAAAGGACTGTGGCTTCAGGGGCGGCTGGCTGCAGTAGAAACTTTCATGGAGGAGTGTGGCAGACTGTGTCTACTATACTCGCCAGACACTTCAGTCCAGCCGATGCAGCAAAAGTACATGAACAGCTTATAAAG gactaTGAACGGTCACTACGCCAGCTTAGCCTAGATGACATTGAGCGGTTGGCGGGGAGATTGCTTCACCCAGATGGCGAGGGCATAGACACCTCATACATGGACTAA